One Paroedura picta isolate Pp20150507F chromosome 3, Ppicta_v3.0, whole genome shotgun sequence genomic window carries:
- the LOC143833357 gene encoding ribonuclease H1-like produces MFYAVRNGRNTGVYQTWEECKEQVDKYRYASFKKFASEGDAWNFVNGESSNSASNSSTADQSPGYGTHNSTSYWSDYSSYRTQNEEPSESWQERKYTKYTEVPPTTSGNNFSYMGDRVVVYTDGCCSSNGREKARAGTGVYWGPNHPLNSSERLPGRQTNQRAEINAACKAVEQAKSQNIKKLMIYTDSKFTINGMTDWVPNWQRNGWKTSNGQDVVNREDFERLSKLSEGMDIQWMHVPGHSGFRGNEAADRLAREGAGKHSSF; encoded by the coding sequence ATGTTCTACGCGGTGCGCAACGGCAGGAACACCGGGGTGTATCAAACCTGGGAAGAATGTAAAGAGCAAGTTGACAAATACCGATATGCTAGTTTCAAAAAATTTGCCTCGGAGGGAGATGCTTGGAACTTTGTAAATGGCGAGTCATCAAACTCTGCAAGTAACAGCAGTACGGCTGATCAAAGCCCTGGATATGGTACTCACAATTCTACTTCATACTGGTCGGATTATAGCTCATACAGGACACAGAATGAAGAGCCCTCAGAAAGCTGGCAAGaaagaaaatatacaaaatacaCTGAAGTGCCTCCCACAACTTCGGGGAATAATTTCTCATATATGGGGGACCGTGTAGTTGTTTATACTGATGGATGTTGCTCAAGTAATGGGCGTGAGAAAGCACGTGCGGGAACAGGCGTCTATTGGGGACCTAATCATCCTCTAAATAGTAGTGAAAGACTTCCTGGACGGCAAACAAATCAAAGAGCTGAAATAAATGCAGCCTGCAAAGCTGTAGAGCAAGCAAAGAGCCAGAAcatcaagaagctgatgatctatACTGACAGCAAGTTCACCATTAATGGCATGACAGACTGGGTTCCAAACTGGCAGCGTAATGGTTGGAAAACCAGTAATGGGCAAGATGTAGTAAACAGAGAGGACTTTGAAAGGCTTTCTAAACTTTCAGAAGGCATGGACATCCAGTGGATGCATGTTCCAGGTCATTCGGGGTTTAGGGGAAATGAAGCAGCTGATCGTCTAGCAAGAGAAGGTGCTGGCAAACACTCATCATTTTGA